The following proteins are encoded in a genomic region of Bradyrhizobium sp. SK17:
- a CDS encoding DUF3237 domain-containing protein, which produces MNPELQTRYVFTITARIAEVTSAGDIGTGVRRIIPIIGGEVKGEGINGKVLPFGADFQIIRPNELIDLEAKYAFETDDGAVVYVENKGIRFGPVELLEKLKRGEPVDPKLIYFRTVPKFETGAEKYRWLMEHIFIGSAARHADRVVIDVHQVL; this is translated from the coding sequence ATGAATCCCGAACTCCAGACCAGATACGTCTTCACCATCACCGCCCGGATCGCCGAGGTGACATCCGCCGGCGATATCGGCACCGGCGTCCGCCGCATCATTCCGATCATCGGCGGCGAGGTGAAAGGCGAGGGGATCAACGGCAAGGTGTTGCCGTTCGGCGCCGACTTCCAGATCATCCGGCCCAACGAGCTGATCGACCTGGAAGCAAAATATGCTTTCGAAACCGACGACGGCGCGGTGGTCTATGTCGAGAACAAGGGCATCCGCTTCGGTCCGGTCGAGCTGCTCGAGAAGCTCAAGCGTGGCGAGCCGGTCGACCCCAAGCTGATCTATTTCCGCACCGTGCCGAAATTCGAGACCGGCGCCGAGAAGTACCGCTGGCTGATGGAGCACATCTTCATCGGCTCCGCCGCCCGCCACGCCGACCGCGTCGTGATCGACGTGCATCAGGTGTTGTGA
- a CDS encoding TRAP transporter large permease encodes MSPEAVAVIGFVCLFALMLLRVPVGMAMGLVGITGFGYLTGFAPALKLVGQTTMRTVTDYSFGVIPMFLLMGAFVSVSGISRELFRAANTFVGHWKGGLGIATIAACGGFAAISGSSVATAATFSAVAYPEMRRFGYPQSFSTGVIAVGGTLGAMLPPSTVLAVYGIITQQDIGKLFIAGVIPGLLAILMHMITIGIIGVTRPGFLPAGKKASWHERLVAMRDVWSPLLLFLFVIGGLYGGFFVPTEAGAVGAVGAFIIGILRGKLTRDGILQSLLQATRTAAAVFTVLIGALCFGYFLTITQTPQNVTEFLTGLGIGPYGVLALILLMYLVLGCLMDAMAMVILTVPIVFPVVTALGFDPIWFGIIIVMTVELGLIHPPVGMNVFVIKSVIKDVNMSTIFVGVLPFVITDLIRLVILILFPLLATWLPQRMIG; translated from the coding sequence CTGAGTCCCGAGGCCGTCGCCGTCATCGGCTTCGTCTGCCTGTTCGCGCTGATGCTGTTGCGTGTGCCTGTCGGTATGGCAATGGGCCTCGTCGGCATCACAGGCTTCGGCTATCTCACCGGCTTCGCGCCGGCGCTGAAACTGGTCGGCCAGACCACGATGCGCACGGTGACGGATTATTCGTTCGGCGTGATCCCGATGTTCCTGCTGATGGGCGCCTTCGTCTCCGTCTCCGGCATCAGCCGCGAGCTGTTCCGGGCCGCCAATACCTTCGTCGGCCATTGGAAGGGCGGGCTCGGCATCGCGACCATCGCGGCCTGCGGCGGGTTCGCCGCGATCTCGGGCTCGTCGGTCGCAACGGCTGCGACCTTCTCGGCGGTGGCCTATCCCGAGATGCGCCGCTTCGGCTACCCGCAGTCGTTCTCGACCGGCGTGATCGCGGTCGGCGGCACGCTCGGCGCGATGCTGCCGCCGTCCACGGTGCTGGCGGTCTATGGCATCATCACCCAGCAGGACATCGGCAAGCTGTTCATCGCCGGCGTGATCCCCGGACTGCTCGCGATCCTGATGCACATGATCACGATCGGCATCATCGGTGTCACCCGGCCCGGTTTCCTGCCGGCGGGAAAGAAGGCGTCGTGGCATGAGCGTCTTGTCGCGATGCGCGACGTCTGGTCGCCGCTGCTGCTGTTCCTGTTCGTGATCGGCGGCCTCTATGGCGGCTTCTTCGTGCCGACCGAAGCCGGCGCGGTCGGTGCGGTCGGCGCGTTCATCATCGGAATCCTCAGGGGCAAGCTGACCAGGGACGGCATCCTGCAATCGCTGTTGCAGGCGACCCGCACCGCCGCGGCGGTCTTCACCGTGCTGATCGGTGCGCTCTGCTTCGGCTATTTCCTCACCATCACCCAGACGCCGCAGAACGTGACCGAGTTCCTCACCGGTCTCGGGATCGGACCCTATGGCGTGCTGGCGCTGATCCTCCTGATGTATCTGGTGCTCGGCTGCCTGATGGACGCGATGGCGATGGTGATCCTCACCGTGCCGATCGTGTTCCCGGTGGTCACCGCGCTCGGCTTCGATCCGATCTGGTTCGGCATCATCATCGTCATGACGGTCGAGCTCGGCCTGATCCATCCGCCGGTCGGCATGAACGTGTTCGTGATCAAGAGCGTGATCAAGGACGTCAACATGTCGACGATTTTCGTCGGCGTGCTGCCTTTCGTGATCACCGACCTGATCCGGCTGGTGATCCTGATCCTGTTCCCGCTGCTCGCGACCTGGCTGCCGCAGCGCATGATAGGCTAG
- a CDS encoding TRAP transporter small permease yields MRKNVMDRFIDSIEWVAAFFVGVVALNTFVAVFMRKFFAVTIPDYYNFGQFLLGILIFWGIAATSYRGTHITVDLVWANASPRYQRWIDIFATLVLLFVVSVQTYTLVDKVIDTRSSHIVTMDLGVPVWPFFLVSWIGDVSAVLLIAIRTYRLIFHPEDIHDAKIKTAE; encoded by the coding sequence GTGCGCAAGAATGTGATGGACCGCTTCATCGATTCGATCGAATGGGTGGCGGCGTTCTTCGTCGGCGTCGTCGCGCTCAACACCTTCGTTGCGGTGTTCATGCGCAAATTCTTCGCGGTGACGATCCCGGACTACTACAATTTCGGCCAGTTCCTGCTCGGCATCCTGATCTTCTGGGGCATCGCGGCGACCAGCTATCGCGGCACCCACATCACGGTCGATCTGGTCTGGGCCAACGCCTCGCCGCGCTACCAGCGCTGGATCGACATCTTCGCCACCCTGGTGCTGCTGTTCGTGGTGAGCGTGCAGACCTACACGCTGGTCGACAAGGTGATCGACACCAGGAGCAGCCACATCGTCACCATGGATCTCGGCGTGCCGGTCTGGCCGTTCTTCCTGGTGTCGTGGATCGGCGACGTCTCCGCCGTGCTGCTGATCGCGATCCGCACCTACCGCCTGATCTTCCATCCGGAGGATATCCACGATGCCAAGATCAAGACCGCGGAGTAG
- a CDS encoding TRAP transporter substrate-binding protein: MRKTVLALLMAAAVIPAAGPAIGPALAQDKTVNLKVSLWVPPAHPLVPATQAWAADIEKASGGTIKVTVFPSEQLGKAFDHYDMARDGIADVTYVNPGYQPGRFPIAAAGQLPFVFSDGKKGTLALNEWYHKYAPTEMKDTKLCFAFIHDPGALHGKKKIVLPSDLSGVKVRPAQSTIGEMVKMFGGTNVQASAPESRDAIERGVADEITFPWGSIFLFGIDKVVKYHMDVPLYTTVFTYNMNLAKYNSMSDAQKKVIDDHCSPEWASKVTDPWTDFEANGRTKMKALPGHEVYPLTPEQLAEWKKAVKPLHDSWAEAVKKAGGDAEKIDADLQATLKKYGAGL, from the coding sequence ATGAGGAAAACAGTGCTGGCGCTGCTGATGGCAGCCGCCGTCATACCGGCCGCGGGTCCCGCCATTGGACCTGCGCTGGCGCAGGACAAGACCGTCAATCTCAAGGTGTCGCTGTGGGTGCCGCCGGCGCATCCGCTGGTGCCGGCGACGCAGGCCTGGGCCGCCGATATCGAGAAGGCATCGGGCGGCACCATCAAGGTCACCGTGTTTCCGTCCGAACAGCTCGGCAAGGCATTCGACCACTACGACATGGCGCGCGACGGCATTGCCGACGTCACCTACGTCAATCCGGGCTATCAGCCCGGCCGTTTCCCGATCGCGGCCGCCGGCCAGCTGCCGTTCGTGTTCTCGGACGGCAAGAAGGGCACGTTGGCGCTGAACGAGTGGTATCACAAATATGCGCCGACCGAGATGAAGGACACCAAGCTCTGCTTCGCCTTCATCCATGATCCGGGCGCGCTGCACGGCAAGAAGAAGATCGTGCTGCCGAGCGATCTCAGCGGGGTCAAGGTGCGCCCGGCGCAGAGCACGATCGGCGAGATGGTGAAGATGTTCGGCGGCACCAATGTGCAGGCCTCCGCGCCGGAATCGCGCGACGCGATCGAGCGCGGCGTGGCCGACGAGATCACCTTCCCATGGGGCTCGATCTTCCTGTTCGGCATCGACAAGGTGGTGAAGTACCACATGGACGTGCCGCTCTACACGACGGTGTTCACCTACAACATGAACCTCGCCAAATACAATTCGATGTCGGATGCCCAGAAGAAGGTGATCGACGATCACTGCTCGCCGGAATGGGCCTCCAAGGTCACCGATCCCTGGACCGACTTCGAAGCCAACGGCCGCACCAAGATGAAGGCGCTGCCGGGCCATGAGGTCTATCCGCTGACGCCGGAGCAGCTCGCCGAATGGAAGAAGGCGGTCAAGCCGCTGCACGACAGTTGGGCCGAGGCGGTGAAGAAGGCCGGCGGCGATGCCGAGAAGATCGACGCCGATCTACAGGCCACGCTGAAGAAGTACGGGGCGGGGCTCTAG
- the pobA gene encoding 4-hydroxybenzoate 3-monooxygenase: MRTKVAIIGAGPAGLLLGQLLHTFGVDNVILERQTPEYVLGRIRAGLLEEGTVSLLESVGAATRLHQEGLVHHGVELAFGGARHRIDMHAATGKTVTIYGQTEVTLDLMNARKAAGLTTVYSAADVKPHDFDTDHPRVTYVRDGTSHEITCDFIAGCDGFHGISRASVPASAITSYERVYPFGWLGILSETPPVSPELIYNNHERGFALCTMRSTHRSRYYVQCPLDDHVDQWSDERFWDELKRRLDQKAADEIVTGPSIEKSIAPLRSFVAEPMRFGRMFLAGDASHIVPPTGAKGLNLAASDVHYLSQALREYYDEKSSAGLDGYSAKALARVWKAVRFSWWMTSMLHRFPDEGEFAARIQIAELDYLVSSKAASTSLSENYVGLPF; encoded by the coding sequence TTGCGGACAAAAGTAGCAATCATAGGCGCAGGTCCGGCCGGACTGTTGCTTGGGCAACTACTTCATACTTTCGGCGTAGACAACGTCATTCTCGAACGGCAGACCCCGGAATACGTGCTGGGGCGGATTCGCGCCGGCCTGCTCGAGGAGGGCACGGTGTCGCTGCTCGAGAGCGTCGGCGCCGCCACCCGGCTGCACCAGGAGGGCCTGGTCCATCACGGCGTCGAGCTGGCCTTTGGCGGCGCGCGGCACCGCATCGACATGCACGCGGCGACCGGCAAGACCGTGACCATCTACGGCCAGACCGAGGTCACGCTCGACCTGATGAATGCCCGCAAGGCAGCCGGCCTGACCACGGTCTACTCCGCCGCCGACGTCAAGCCGCACGATTTCGACACCGATCATCCGCGCGTCACCTATGTCAGGGACGGCACCAGCCACGAGATCACCTGCGATTTCATCGCCGGCTGCGACGGTTTCCACGGCATCAGCCGGGCCAGCGTGCCGGCCTCGGCGATCACCAGCTACGAGCGGGTGTACCCGTTCGGCTGGCTCGGCATCCTCTCGGAGACGCCGCCGGTCTCGCCGGAATTGATCTACAACAACCACGAACGCGGCTTTGCGCTGTGCACGATGCGCTCGACCCATCGCAGCCGCTATTACGTGCAGTGCCCGCTCGACGATCATGTCGATCAGTGGTCGGACGAGCGGTTCTGGGATGAATTGAAGCGCCGCCTCGACCAGAAGGCCGCCGACGAGATCGTCACCGGCCCCTCGATCGAGAAGAGCATCGCGCCGCTGCGCAGCTTCGTCGCCGAACCGATGCGCTTCGGCCGGATGTTCCTGGCCGGCGACGCCTCGCACATCGTGCCGCCCACCGGTGCCAAGGGCCTCAACCTGGCGGCCAGCGACGTGCATTATTTGTCGCAGGCCCTGCGCGAGTACTACGACGAGAAGTCATCCGCGGGGCTCGACGGCTATTCCGCCAAGGCGCTGGCGCGGGTCTGGAAGGCGGTGCGCTTCTCCTGGTGGATGACCTCGATGCTGCACAGATTCCCCGACGAGGGCGAATTCGCCGCGCGCATCCAGATCGCCGAGCTCGACTACCTCGTCAGCTCGAAGGCGGCCTCGACCTCGCTGTCGGAGAATTATGTGGGGCTGCCGTTCTAG
- a CDS encoding PaaI family thioesterase, with translation MTTDTHIAPDIPQDVPEGFEPLFRKSPLTEPWEPLYQRKTERSVIIGLRLARPHTNGRGLIHGGLIAALSDNAMGYSCGQATGWTTSYVTISLTVDFVGTANVGQWLSIESDVIKTGSTICFAQSLIKADGVTIARASGTFRVVPKKAPVSQAPSSRAS, from the coding sequence ATGACCACCGATACTCACATCGCGCCCGACATTCCCCAAGACGTCCCAGAAGGCTTCGAGCCGCTGTTCCGCAAGAGCCCGCTCACCGAGCCATGGGAGCCGCTTTACCAGAGGAAGACCGAGCGCTCCGTCATCATCGGCCTGCGGCTGGCGCGGCCGCACACCAACGGCCGCGGCCTGATCCATGGCGGGTTGATCGCGGCACTCTCCGACAACGCAATGGGCTATAGCTGCGGCCAGGCGACCGGCTGGACCACCTCATATGTGACGATCTCGCTCACGGTCGATTTCGTCGGCACCGCCAATGTCGGGCAATGGCTTTCGATCGAGAGCGATGTGATCAAGACCGGCAGCACGATCTGCTTCGCACAGAGCCTGATCAAGGCCGACGGCGTGACGATCGCGCGCGCCAGCGGCACGTTCCGCGTGGTGCCGAAGAAGGCGCCGGTGAGCCAAGCGCCTTCGAGCCGAGCTAGCTGA
- a CDS encoding LysR family transcriptional regulator — protein sequence MDRIDAMQAFVAVADLQGFAPAARKLGLSPSGITRLIAALEERLGARLLQRTTRQVTLTDAGARYLERARRILADVEEAEDAVESERTRPEGRLAISAPFGFGRLHVSPVVSAYLKRYPDVGVDLRLSDRRINLVEDGVDLAVRLGHLPDSTLVARHVGQMRRIVVASHGYLKRRGEPKRPADLASHDTIQFGAMTATPDWRFMEDGQEIRITPTPRFTSNSSDAAIQYAEQDGGLTRVMAYQAAESLKAKRLRIVLAAFEQPPVPIHVVYPTSRLLSAKVRTFIDLVTEITDWHFS from the coding sequence ATGGACCGGATCGACGCCATGCAGGCCTTTGTCGCGGTGGCCGACCTGCAAGGGTTCGCCCCCGCCGCCCGCAAGCTCGGCCTGTCGCCATCGGGCATCACCCGGCTGATCGCGGCGCTGGAGGAGCGGCTCGGGGCGCGGCTGTTGCAGCGGACCACCCGGCAGGTGACGCTGACCGATGCCGGCGCGCGCTATCTGGAGCGGGCGCGGCGGATCCTCGCCGATGTCGAGGAGGCCGAGGACGCGGTGGAGAGCGAGCGCACCCGTCCCGAGGGCCGGCTGGCGATCTCGGCGCCGTTCGGTTTCGGACGGCTGCATGTCAGCCCGGTCGTCTCCGCCTATCTCAAGCGCTATCCCGATGTCGGTGTCGACCTGCGGCTATCGGATCGCCGCATCAACCTCGTCGAGGACGGCGTCGACCTCGCGGTCAGGCTCGGGCACCTGCCGGATTCGACCCTGGTGGCGCGGCATGTCGGCCAGATGCGCCGCATCGTGGTGGCGTCGCATGGCTATCTCAAGCGCCGCGGCGAGCCGAAGCGGCCGGCCGACTTGGCCTCCCACGACACCATCCAGTTTGGCGCCATGACCGCGACCCCGGACTGGCGCTTCATGGAAGACGGCCAGGAGATCCGCATCACCCCGACGCCCCGTTTCACCAGCAACAGTTCGGATGCTGCCATCCAGTATGCCGAGCAGGACGGCGGATTGACCCGGGTGATGGCCTATCAGGCGGCCGAATCGCTGAAAGCGAAGCGGCTCCGAATCGTGCTCGCCGCGTTCGAGCAGCCGCCGGTGCCGATCCATGTGGTCTATCCGACGTCCCGGCTGTTGTCGGCGAAGGTGCGGACCTTCATCGATCTCGTCACCGAGATCACCGACTGGCATTTCAGCTAG
- a CDS encoding pyridoxamine 5'-phosphate oxidase family protein: protein MSEVRSYSSDVGFTPAVKEIQTRKGSRATYAEVEAHGGWQTEVDENLAAFLANTNSFYLATASAEGQPYIQHRGGPKGFVKVLDKHTIAFADYSGNRQFISQGNLSENPKAYIFMMNYAYRQRVKIWGEARVVEDDPALMRALMPQGYRARPEQVILFKVMAWDTNCPQHIPQKFDAADVATALSSRDQRIAELEAELAALKGQPAPVAPA, encoded by the coding sequence ATGTCAGAGGTTCGCAGCTATTCGAGCGATGTCGGGTTCACCCCTGCGGTGAAGGAAATCCAGACCCGCAAGGGTTCGCGCGCAACCTATGCCGAAGTCGAGGCCCATGGCGGCTGGCAGACCGAGGTCGACGAGAACCTCGCGGCCTTCCTCGCCAACACCAACAGCTTCTATCTCGCGACCGCCTCTGCGGAGGGACAGCCCTACATCCAGCATCGTGGCGGACCGAAGGGGTTCGTCAAGGTGCTCGACAAGCACACCATCGCGTTCGCCGATTACAGCGGCAACCGGCAGTTCATCTCCCAGGGCAATCTCTCGGAGAACCCGAAGGCCTATATCTTCATGATGAACTATGCGTATCGGCAGCGGGTGAAGATCTGGGGCGAGGCGCGCGTGGTGGAGGACGACCCGGCCCTGATGCGGGCGCTGATGCCGCAAGGCTATCGCGCGCGGCCCGAGCAGGTGATCCTGTTCAAGGTCATGGCCTGGGACACCAACTGCCCGCAACACATCCCGCAGAAGTTCGATGCCGCTGATGTCGCCACCGCGCTCAGCTCGCGCGATCAGCGCATCGCCGAGCTGGAGGCGGAGCTGGCCGCATTGAAGGGCCAGCCCGCACCTGTTGCGCCGGCTTAA
- a CDS encoding glutathione S-transferase family protein → MITLFGFGTGFGLPEISPFVTKTEVQLKMAGLAYTKEKAMPPASPKGQLPFIADDGETIADSTFIRAHIEGKYGFDFDAPLSLQARAQAWAFERMIEHHIYWALVGARWVDDTNFAKGPAHFFDGAPDHMRDKMREDAQFRVAENYLLSGLGRHGPDEDVDVAMRSLFALSVQLGDKPYLMGNAPCGTDATAFGALAGILTPFFDSPLRERTEKFDNLTAYVGRMMQQYYPEFAWEPLQQQAA, encoded by the coding sequence ATGATTACGCTTTTTGGCTTTGGCACGGGCTTCGGTCTGCCGGAAATCAGCCCCTTCGTGACCAAGACCGAGGTCCAGCTCAAGATGGCCGGGCTTGCCTACACCAAGGAAAAGGCGATGCCGCCGGCCTCACCCAAGGGCCAGCTGCCGTTCATCGCCGACGACGGCGAGACGATCGCCGACTCGACATTCATCCGCGCCCATATCGAGGGCAAATACGGCTTCGACTTCGACGCGCCGCTCAGCTTGCAGGCGCGCGCCCAGGCCTGGGCCTTCGAGCGCATGATCGAGCATCACATCTATTGGGCGCTGGTCGGCGCGCGCTGGGTCGACGACACCAATTTCGCCAAGGGGCCGGCGCATTTCTTCGACGGCGCGCCCGACCACATGCGCGACAAGATGCGCGAGGACGCCCAGTTCCGGGTTGCCGAGAACTATCTCTTGAGCGGGCTCGGCCGTCACGGTCCCGACGAGGATGTCGATGTCGCCATGCGTTCGCTGTTCGCGCTGTCGGTGCAACTCGGTGACAAGCCCTATCTGATGGGCAATGCGCCGTGCGGGACTGACGCCACGGCATTCGGCGCGCTGGCGGGAATCTTGACGCCGTTCTTCGATTCGCCGCTGCGCGAGCGCACCGAGAAGTTCGACAATCTCACCGCCTATGTCGGCCGGATGATGCAGCAATATTATCCCGAATTCGCCTGGGAGCCGTTGCAGCAGCAGGCGGCTTAA